In Ptychodera flava strain L36383 chromosome 17, AS_Pfla_20210202, whole genome shotgun sequence, one genomic interval encodes:
- the LOC139115503 gene encoding NF-kappa-B inhibitor zeta-like — MLSTVSMPACKSQSLNTDNRISDFGVKARQFLDDHNEKMMAARKVNGFSDTRTPACPKSNGIVKKKTKEGYTREIIPDECEFGSDDINMNSLKVERENGGVIELESSCKAYVRASDDSQQENNHGEYRRIDDSDFTDSDVGGDNFNTPAATVIASSIITVPVITAECTALLCEDEFFTSSENESYEGGATSCQEVKIVNKEPGEELHSDDISSDASSEREMPTNRWNIAEADDEEKDGDSNSDKDAYQGGETVTASAERENENCGGQVPSGNKYAENEDGNGISGLNDLNKGNNTSKDAAVDGNDQNGENRVDVNAVTFELSVMAIQVEDEKTESKRDCSEDDWPKDSVKNFGDENTQENSESSCSVRGPATEKSEKKFSVEEALEKTRNKSNNFIIVRGITGPNKGHIGRTERFRPYSGQSPAMAQNQVRMSGMQQQIGESRNMAYEAANMAYEGVRHYSRGIDNHVMYATDQPADTFDISQVPQNLTELAATDVLNLFAKIDETHPTSITPVPPEVNFNQPQDINTVFPSVSYQPTEHHQQQQQQQPLLHQQQTQPQSRMTNVGHGSVGIVTEHPSQSTVIPINIENILSPQNVSVSISTASQPGSPYDSTDPNDSNKSNVSSCGSPFSPTSEVSQPSPYSESDMSMHSPAPSTPGSSVSTHTALSNNHLDSGYSTPSPDPGPGSNNMTLSCQQRLPYQHPPPLQGPTGFTEPSLLPNQNQPNMQWVDNQTVHPPLQTHQIGNTNQPMHPPPDAVWIGNRMFVPMQYPQQITVAPASAPNVPYPQYPTIQNEPQHNQGFSDLWNQVQNASLDVVLSKDEDGDTSLHIAIAQGEETLSKALICRLARDHKAALDAQDNHGQTPLHLASVTHSLEVVSYLILNGANVTKCNHHGSSILHCAAERGFEQVILTVGQAITSFNNNCRPSERIVFEMNFRDSEGLNTLHVAVINHKTQKRVFVDNQSSDIMVDNTETIKILCEMGASPSCQDGKAGKTALHYAAERGESEIMTLLLSLVDDPSELVNTGMFNGNTALHLVVGSNRSQDEIIELMEILFRHGADPGIQNSEGDKAVAYAQRQHKKVQRKLKKGQ, encoded by the exons GACGAAAGAGGGTTACACCAGAGAGATAATTCCCGATGAGTGTGAATTTGGGAGTGATGACATCAACATGAACTCTCTGAAAGTGGAAAGAGAAAATGGTGGTGTTATTGAACTTGAGTCGTCGTGTAAGGCTTATGTGAGAGCATCTGATGATTCTCAGCAGGAGAATAATCATGGCGAGTACCGTAGGATTGATGATAGCGACTTCACTGACTCGGACGTCGGAGGAGACAACTTCAATACGCCCGCTGCCACTGTTATAGCGTCCTCCATCATCACTGTGCCAGTTATTACTGCAGAATGCACTGCACTGCTGTGCGAGGACGAATTTTTCACCTCGTCAGAGAATGAAAGCTACGAAGGGGGAGCCACATCGTGTCAGGAGGTGAAGATTGTCAACAAAGAACCGGGAGAAGAGTTACACTCTGATGATATCAGCAGCGATGCCAGCAGTGAAAGAGAGATGCCGACAAATCGGTGGAACATTGCAGAGGCAGATGATGAGGAGAAAGATGGTGACAGCAACAGTGACAAAGACGCCTACCAAGGCGGCGAAACAGTGACTGCATCAGCAGAAAGAGAAAACGAGAATTGCGGGGGTCAAGTTCCTTCTGGAAACAAGTACGCAGAAAATGAAGATGGCAACGGAATCTCTGGGCTGAATGATTTAAACAAAGGCAACAACACCAGCAAGGATGCTGCTGTCGATGGAAACGATCAGAACGGAGAGAACAGAGTGGATGTCAATGccgtgacctttgaactctcaGTCATGGCAATCCAAGTGGAAGATGAGAAAACAGAGAGTAAAAGGGACTGCTCTGAAGATGACTGGCCAAAGGATTCAGTGAAAAATTTCGGGGACGAGAACACCCAGGAAAATTCAGAAAGCTCTTGTTCTGTCCGTGGACCTGCCACCGAGAAATCGGAAAAGAAATTCTCCGTGGAAGAGGCACTGGAAAAGACGAGAAACAAAAGTAATAACTTTATCATAGTGAGAGGAATCACAGGACCTAACAAGGGACATATCGGTAGGACGGAGAGATTTAGGCCCTACAGTGGACAGTCACCAGCTATGGCGCAGAATCAGGTGAGAATGAGTGGTATGCAGCAGCAGATTGGAGAGTCCAGAAATATGGCTTATGAGGCTGCGAATATGGCTTATGAGGGTGTCAGACATTACTCCCGAGGAATTGATAACCATGTAATGTATGCCACAGATCAACCAGCAGACACCTTTGACATATCGCAGGTACCGCAAAATTTGACTGAATTAGCAGCGACTGATGTCTTGAATTTGTTTGCAAAAATAGATGAGACTCATCCCACTTCCATAACTCCTGTTCCGCCGGAAGTGAATTTTAACCAACCACAAGATATAAACACTGTCTTTCCATCTGTCAGTTACCAACCAACagaacatcatcaacaacaacaacagcagcaaccACTGCTGCACCAACAGCAAACACAGCCGCAGAGTCGGATGACTAACGTGGGCCACGGCTCTGTGGGAATAGTGACTGAGCATCCATCACAGTCAACAGTCATTCCGatcaatattgaaaatatcttGTCACCGCAGAACGTCAGTGTAAGCATTTCGACAGCCAGCCAACCTGGAAGTCCCTACGATTCCACAGATCCTAACGACAGTAACAAGAGTAACGTCTCCAGCTGTGGATCCCCTTTCTCTCCCACCAGTGAAGTTTCACAGCCTTCTCCGTACAGTGAATCTGACATGTCGATGCACTCTCCGGCACCAAGTACTCCGGGATCATCTGTATCAACGCACACGGCACTCTCAAATAATCATTTAGATTCCGGCTATAGCACCCCCTCCCCAGATCCCGGACCCGGTAGCAACAACATGACACTATCTTGCCAACAAAGACTGCCGTATCAGCACCCTCCTCCTCTTCAAGGGCCAACCGGTTTCACAGAGCCCTCCCTCTTGCCTAATCAGAACCAACCAAACATGCAGTGGGTGGACAACCAAACAGTGCATCCTCCGCTCCAGACACATCAGATTGGCAACACCAACCAACCAATGCATCCACCGCCTGATGCAGTTTGGATTGGCAACAGAATGTTCGTGCCTATGCAGTATCCCCAACAAATCACGGTTGCCCCAGCGTCTGCACCCAATGTCCCTTATCCACAGTATCCCACAATCCAAAACGAGCCACAACACAACCAGGGCTTCAGTGATCTGTGGAACCAAGTGCAGAATGCATCTCTCGATGTTGTACTCTCCAAGGATGAGGATGGCGATAC GAGTCTGCACATTGCCATTGCTCAGGGAGAAGAAACACTCTCCAAGGCACTCATATGCAGGTTAGCAAGAGACCATAAAGCTGCATTGGACGCTCAAGATAACCACGGACAG ACACCTCTGCACCTTGCCTCAGTGACCCATTCACTTGAAGTCGTCAGTTACCTGATTCTGAATGGCGCCAATGTCACCAAGTGCAACCACCACGGTAGCTCCATCTTGCATTGTGCGGCCGAACGGGGATTTGAGCAAGTTATTCTCACCGTTGGCCAAGCCATCACAAGCTTCAACAACAACTGCCGCCCGTCTGAAAGGATTGTATTTGAAATGAACTTCAGAGACTCAGAAG GTTTAAACACCCTACACGTTGCTGTTATTAATCACAAAACACAGAAAAGAGTCTTTGTGGACAACCAGTCTTCAGACATCATGGTTGATAATACAGAAACGATAAAAATTCTGTGTGAGATGGGCGCATCACCCTCCTGCCAG GATGGGAAAGCAGGAAAGACAGCTTTGCACTACGCAGCTGAGAGAGGGGAATCTGAAATCATGACGTTGCTTCTTTCGCTGGTGGATGACCCCAGTGAACTGGTCAACACTGGTATGTTTAACGGCAACACGGCGCTGCATCTGGTGGTCGGGAGCAATCGCAGCCAGGATGAGATCATAGAGCTGATGGAGATTTTGTTCCGGCATGGGGCAGACCCGGGCATCCAGAACTCTGAAGGAGACAAGGCTGTAGCTTATGCTCAGAGGCAACACAAAAAG gtGCAAAGGAAGCTGAAAAAGGGACAGTAA